A genomic stretch from Moraxella nasicaprae includes:
- a CDS encoding polymorphic toxin type 47 domain-containing protein, with product MTTGTIKGAISAGTTAYTIPKIDEYLKEQGFDETTRQTALLTLSAGIGATVGGDTTANNAGQVQWNYLLHSQMDSWEKALAKCTNDACRRNTIQEYLKLSDEQQKNLEKVCVANYNALQCESLRQKYFSLDETLTDTNPSKLGGINIDQQNKEAEAVWIDIARSNPNTSSVNQLGWMVHDNGGFGGRSGGAVGAVAVGSGRKSVNPSRSNSQNQRDLDPVLKNGYIFKHGVDIDLRNTGKTQKDALDLAFQKTGVSRSEFSVTKWAKGKNGKSFPVEYRVLSEKNRGAEVNIDIGHTKQGTLGSPHIGWQTPGKNNIVGHIFVDKVDVHRVR from the coding sequence ATGACCACAGGCACTATCAAAGGAGCAATATCAGCAGGCACAACCGCCTATACCATTCCAAAGATTGATGAATACCTAAAAGAACAAGGCTTTGATGAAACCACCAGACAAACCGCCTTACTTACCTTATCAGCAGGCATTGGTGCGACTGTTGGTGGCGATACCACTGCCAATAATGCTGGACAGGTGCAGTGGAATTATTTACTCCATAGCCAAATGGATTCTTGGGAAAAAGCGTTGGCTAAATGCACGAATGATGCTTGCAGAAGAAATACCATTCAAGAGTATTTAAAGCTTTCAGATGAACAACAAAAAAATCTTGAGAAAGTTTGTGTTGCCAATTACAATGCCTTACAATGTGAGAGTTTGAGACAAAAGTATTTTTCGCTTGATGAAACTTTAACGGACACCAATCCTAGCAAACTGGGTGGTATAAACATAGATCAGCAGAATAAAGAGGCTGAGGCTGTTTGGATAGACATTGCTCGAAGTAATCCAAATACTTCGTCGGTAAATCAACTGGGTTGGATGGTGCACGACAACGGAGGGTTTGGTGGTCGTAGTGGTGGTGCGGTTGGTGCTGTGGCTGTGGGCAGCGGGAGAAAAAGCGTCAATCCCAGCAGGTCTAATAGCCAGAACCAAAGAGATTTAGACCCTGTTTTAAAAAACGGTTATATTTTTAAACATGGGGTGGATATCGATCTAAGAAATACAGGCAAAACTCAAAAAGATGCTTTGGATTTGGCATTCCAAAAAACCGGGGTTAGTCGTTCTGAGTTCTCTGTTACTAAATGGGCAAAAGGTAAGAATGGTAAAAGTTTTCCAGTAGAATATCGGGTTTTGTCTGAAAAAAACAGAGGTGCGGAGGTCAATATAGACATAGGACATACTAAACAGGGAACACTAGGTTCTCCACATATTGGATGGCAAACTCCGGGAAAAAACAACATAGTTGGTCACATTTTTGTGGACAAAGTTGATGTGCATAGAGTGAGGTAA